The following are encoded in a window of Novosphingobium sp. THN1 genomic DNA:
- a CDS encoding cytochrome c1 has translation MVRLFGPLVGLFFAVALLWSFGNGAYSAISEPAAPTAEHEFHLHPKDVKFASDGAFGKFDKQQLQRGFQVYKEVCSTCHSLKHVAFRDLAALGYSEAEVKAIAKEWGTKQPTFDAKTGERAERDNIPSDYFPTVYYAGQGSPPDLSLITKARHNGGAYVASLLTGYQEQPAELLKKFPDAKTPDGLYYNPYFANLNLSMPAPLTGEGQVTYSDGTKATVDQMAHDVSAFLIWTAEPKLDKRKQTGWAVLGFLLFATVLAYLAKKNVWADKKGE, from the coding sequence ATGGTCCGTCTTTTTGGCCCCCTAGTCGGCCTCTTCTTCGCCGTCGCACTGCTCTGGTCGTTCGGCAATGGCGCCTACTCGGCGATCTCGGAACCCGCTGCCCCCACGGCAGAGCACGAGTTCCACCTGCACCCCAAGGACGTGAAGTTCGCGTCCGACGGGGCGTTCGGCAAGTTCGACAAGCAGCAACTGCAGCGCGGCTTCCAGGTCTACAAGGAAGTCTGCTCCACCTGTCACTCGCTCAAGCACGTTGCCTTCCGTGACCTCGCCGCCCTCGGCTACTCGGAAGCCGAAGTGAAGGCGATCGCCAAGGAGTGGGGCACCAAGCAGCCGACCTTCGATGCGAAGACCGGCGAGCGCGCAGAGCGTGACAACATCCCGTCGGACTACTTCCCGACCGTTTACTACGCAGGACAGGGCAGCCCGCCGGATCTGTCGCTGATCACCAAGGCCCGTCACAATGGCGGCGCCTATGTCGCCTCGCTGCTGACCGGCTATCAGGAACAGCCTGCCGAACTGCTCAAGAAGTTCCCGGATGCCAAGACTCCGGATGGCCTGTACTACAACCCGTACTTCGCCAACCTGAACCTCTCGATGCCCGCTCCGCTGACCGGCGAAGGCCAGGTGACCTATTCGGATGGCACCAAGGCCACGGTCGACCAGATGGCGCATGACGTCTCGGCCTTCCTGATCTGGACCGCCGAACCAAAGCTCGACAAGCGCAAGCAGACCGGTTGGGCCGTGCTCGGCTTCCTCCTGTTCGCCACTGTGCTGGCCTACCTTGCCAAGAAGAACGTCTGGGCGGACAAGAAGGGCGAATAA
- a CDS encoding asparaginase domain-containing protein, which produces MQQEPILVLTTGGTIDKAYFDALSEYQIVESGIPALIAEARVALPFRVMELMRKDSLELTDADRALIAAAVREAPERQVVITHGTDTMTETAKALSNIEGKTIVLTGALSPARFAETDAHFNLGMAFATAQVAAPGVWIAMSGQVFDGLKVRKDRAAGKFVSV; this is translated from the coding sequence ATGCAACAAGAACCGATCCTCGTGCTGACCACCGGCGGCACTATCGACAAGGCCTATTTCGACGCGCTCAGCGAGTACCAGATCGTCGAGAGCGGTATTCCTGCGCTGATCGCCGAAGCGCGCGTGGCGCTGCCGTTCCGGGTGATGGAGCTGATGCGCAAGGACAGCCTGGAACTGACCGATGCCGACCGCGCGCTGATCGCTGCCGCCGTGCGCGAGGCGCCCGAGCGCCAAGTCGTGATTACCCACGGTACCGATACGATGACCGAGACGGCCAAGGCACTCAGTAACATCGAAGGCAAGACCATCGTGCTGACCGGCGCGCTGTCACCGGCGCGCTTTGCCGAGACCGACGCGCACTTCAACCTCGGCATGGCTTTCGCCACGGCGCAGGTCGCCGCGCCCGGCGTGTGGATCGCAATGAGCGGGCAGGTGTTCGACGGATTGAAGGTCCGCAAGGACCGCGCGGCCGGCAAGTTCGTGAGCGTCTGA
- a CDS encoding LysR family transcriptional regulator, which translates to MKRIAIYHLETLLWIARLGTFRAAAERLNTTQPAISARVREIEEQLGIAIFRREGRNMVLTARGRRLVQECEPLWAGFEKALLTASGFEGASGVVRIGSGEIAAASCLPGFVHAIEQDLPGVTLELELDLTARMFQQLLGGTIDLAFLAGPVASPGIRTTPIGSVGLVWAASARTAAAGGFANALPVWSIPDLSPLHGVTMETLEANRVTPRSVGTCNNVRTLIDIVTGGGGAAVLPEPMVRPLLEAGVLAEVLPAPARKIRFEVAIRNTENDPLVLELFRRASDLRIDGTPD; encoded by the coding sequence ATGAAGCGAATTGCGATCTATCACCTTGAAACGCTGCTGTGGATCGCGCGCCTCGGCACGTTCCGCGCCGCGGCCGAGCGGCTGAACACCACGCAGCCCGCGATATCCGCCCGCGTGCGCGAGATCGAGGAGCAGCTGGGCATCGCGATCTTCCGTCGCGAGGGGCGCAACATGGTGCTGACCGCGCGCGGGCGGCGGCTGGTGCAGGAATGCGAGCCGCTGTGGGCAGGGTTCGAAAAGGCGCTGCTGACGGCGTCCGGCTTCGAGGGCGCCAGCGGCGTCGTGCGGATCGGTTCGGGCGAGATTGCCGCAGCATCGTGCTTGCCGGGCTTCGTCCACGCAATCGAGCAGGACTTGCCCGGAGTGACACTGGAGCTGGAGCTGGACCTGACCGCGCGCATGTTCCAGCAACTGCTTGGCGGCACGATCGACCTTGCTTTCCTGGCGGGACCGGTGGCGAGCCCGGGCATTCGGACCACGCCTATCGGTTCAGTCGGCCTCGTCTGGGCAGCGAGCGCGCGGACGGCAGCGGCGGGCGGCTTTGCCAATGCCTTGCCGGTGTGGTCAATTCCGGACCTCTCGCCGCTGCACGGCGTGACGATGGAGACGCTCGAAGCCAACCGCGTCACGCCGCGCTCGGTGGGCACCTGCAACAACGTGCGCACGCTGATTGACATCGTCACCGGCGGCGGCGGCGCGGCCGTGCTGCCCGAGCCGATGGTGCGGCCGCTGCTGGAGGCGGGCGTGCTCGCCGAGGTTCTGCCGGCTCCTGCCCGCAAGATCCGCTTCGAGGTTGCGATACGCAATACCGAGAACGATCCGCTGGTGCTGGAACTGTTCCGCCGGGCGAGTGACCTGAGGATCGACGGCACGCCGGACTGA
- a CDS encoding class I SAM-dependent methyltransferase, giving the protein MSQSLLETFARLIANTGPISVAHYMAESNARYYSSRDPFGTAGDFITAPEISQMFGELIGLWMADMWIRAGRPEPIHYVELGPGRGTLARDALGAARRYGLTPRVHFVETSTALKALQLELHPTAFWHADLSTLPSDGPLLIVGNEFLDALPVRQMVRTPAGWRERMVGLAEGRLVPVAGSAPMDAAVPQGRQDAPEGTIIETSPASAAVVYEVAGRLAGQGGAALFIDYGHAEPRFGSSLQAVRAHRKVDVFSNPGDADLTAHVDFSALAPIALSRGVQWLGTVEQGRWLRALGIDARAEALAAYAPTHAEAIHAARERLTGEGQMGVLFKVMGLAGPHWPQGAGFA; this is encoded by the coding sequence GTGAGCCAATCGCTGCTGGAGACCTTCGCCCGCCTGATCGCCAACACCGGGCCGATCAGCGTGGCGCATTACATGGCCGAATCCAACGCGCGCTATTACTCCAGCCGCGATCCCTTCGGCACGGCGGGCGATTTCATCACTGCGCCCGAGATCAGCCAGATGTTCGGCGAACTGATCGGGCTGTGGATGGCCGACATGTGGATTCGCGCCGGGCGGCCCGAGCCGATCCACTATGTCGAACTCGGGCCCGGCCGCGGCACCCTGGCGCGCGATGCGCTGGGCGCGGCACGCCGCTATGGCCTGACGCCGCGGGTGCATTTCGTGGAGACGAGCACGGCGCTCAAGGCGCTGCAACTCGAACTCCATCCGACGGCGTTCTGGCATGCCGATCTTTCCACCCTGCCAAGCGACGGGCCGCTGCTGATCGTCGGCAACGAATTTCTTGATGCCCTGCCGGTCCGGCAGATGGTGCGGACGCCTGCTGGCTGGCGCGAGCGCATGGTAGGCCTTGCCGAGGGGCGACTGGTGCCGGTCGCAGGCTCCGCGCCGATGGATGCGGCTGTGCCGCAGGGGCGGCAGGATGCCCCTGAAGGCACGATCATCGAAACATCGCCGGCTTCGGCCGCAGTCGTCTATGAAGTGGCGGGCAGGCTGGCCGGACAGGGCGGCGCAGCGCTGTTCATCGATTATGGCCACGCCGAGCCGCGCTTCGGCTCCTCGCTCCAGGCGGTGCGGGCGCATCGCAAGGTCGATGTCTTTTCCAATCCGGGTGACGCAGACCTTACCGCGCATGTCGATTTCTCGGCCTTGGCTCCGATCGCGCTGTCGCGCGGGGTGCAGTGGCTCGGCACGGTCGAGCAGGGGCGCTGGTTGCGGGCGCTGGGGATCGATGCGCGGGCCGAAGCGCTGGCGGCTTATGCTCCCACCCATGCCGAGGCAATTCACGCCGCGCGCGAGCGGCTGACCGGGGAGGGCCAGATGGGCGTTCTGTTCAAGGTCATGGGACTCGCCGGGCCGCACTGGCCGCAAGGTGCCGGATTCGCCTGA
- a CDS encoding cytochrome b N-terminal domain-containing protein, which yields MSFPWANEYKPANGLTQWLDEKLPLPRFVYNAVGAGYPVPRNLNYMWNFGVLAGFCLVLQIVTGVILAMHYAANAGVAFDSVEHIMRDVNWGWMLRYAHANGASAFFVVVYLHIFRGFFYSSYKAPREMIWLLGVVIFLLMMATAFMGYVLPWGQMSFWGAKVITGLFGAIPVVGEPLQVWLLGGYAPDNAALNRFFSLHFLLPFVIAGVIILHIWALHIPGSSNPTGVEVKSESDTVPFHPYYTAKDGFGLGVFLLIYCAVLFFAPNALGHPDNYIPANPLSTPAHIVPEWYFWPFYAILRAFTYDFFFIPAKLMGVLAMFGAILVWFFLPWLDTSPVRSGHYRPLFRKFFWFGLIPTMAVLFYCGGAPAAEPYVMLSQLASLYYFAHFLIILPIVSSIEKPEPLPFSITEAVLGKDESAVLNANPAAA from the coding sequence ATGAGCTTTCCCTGGGCAAACGAATACAAGCCGGCCAATGGCCTGACGCAGTGGCTTGACGAAAAGCTGCCGCTGCCCCGCTTCGTCTACAACGCCGTCGGCGCCGGCTACCCGGTTCCGCGCAACCTGAACTACATGTGGAACTTCGGCGTCCTCGCCGGCTTCTGCCTGGTGCTTCAGATCGTGACCGGCGTCATCCTCGCGATGCACTACGCCGCCAACGCAGGCGTGGCCTTCGACAGCGTCGAGCACATCATGCGCGACGTGAACTGGGGCTGGATGCTGCGCTATGCGCACGCCAACGGCGCTTCGGCGTTCTTCGTGGTCGTCTATCTCCACATCTTCCGCGGCTTCTTCTACTCCTCGTACAAGGCCCCGCGCGAGATGATCTGGCTGCTGGGCGTGGTCATCTTCCTGCTGATGATGGCAACGGCGTTCATGGGCTACGTGCTGCCCTGGGGCCAGATGTCGTTCTGGGGTGCCAAGGTCATCACCGGCCTGTTCGGCGCGATCCCGGTTGTCGGCGAACCGCTGCAGGTGTGGCTGCTGGGCGGCTATGCGCCTGACAACGCCGCGCTCAACCGCTTCTTCTCCCTGCACTTCCTGCTGCCTTTCGTGATCGCGGGTGTCATCATCCTGCACATCTGGGCGCTGCACATCCCCGGCTCGTCGAACCCGACCGGCGTCGAAGTGAAGAGCGAAAGCGACACCGTTCCGTTCCACCCGTACTACACGGCGAAGGACGGCTTCGGCCTCGGCGTGTTCCTGCTGATCTACTGCGCGGTGCTGTTCTTCGCACCGAACGCGCTGGGTCACCCGGACAACTACATTCCGGCCAACCCGCTCTCGACCCCTGCGCACATCGTTCCGGAATGGTACTTCTGGCCGTTCTACGCGATCCTGCGCGCCTTCACCTATGACTTCTTCTTCATTCCGGCGAAGCTCATGGGCGTGCTGGCGATGTTCGGGGCGATCCTGGTGTGGTTCTTCCTGCCCTGGCTGGATACCTCGCCGGTGCGTTCGGGCCATTACCGTCCGCTGTTCCGCAAGTTCTTCTGGTTCGGCCTGATCCCGACCATGGCCGTGCTGTTCTACTGCGGCGGCGCTCCGGCTGCGGAACCTTACGTGATGCTCAGCCAGCTGGCATCGCTGTACTACTTCGCGCACTTCCTCATCATCCTGCCGATCGTCTCGTCGATCGAGAAGCCGGAACCGCTTCCGTTCTCGATCACCGAAGCCGTGCTCGGCAAGGATGAGAGCGCAGTGCTCAACGCCAACCCTGCGGCCGCCTGA
- the lgt gene encoding prolipoprotein diacylglyceryl transferase has translation MLSLVSTATALAVASASAGAGHAPIRWEDLGVGPIALDLGFFALKWYSLAYLAGIVLGYWHLSKMLRQPGAPMAQRHADDLFFYATLGIILGGRLGYAIFYAPELLSHPENLIKLWEGGMSFHGGLIGTVLAIAWVSWRGKLNFVRVCDYISVCVPFGLLFGRLANFANGELWGREAGPGVPWAMVFPGGGPVARHPSQLYEAGLEGLVLAVILLVLFWKTKARWRPGLLVGTFTLGYALSRFTVEFFREPDAQLLDFAMQTGLSMGQWLTVPMMAVGLFFLLRGLMRKPVPAGGAVPA, from the coding sequence TTGCTGTCACTAGTGTCAACAGCAACCGCGCTTGCCGTAGCGTCGGCGTCCGCAGGTGCCGGACATGCGCCGATTCGCTGGGAGGATCTGGGCGTCGGGCCGATCGCGCTCGATCTCGGGTTCTTTGCGCTGAAATGGTACTCCCTCGCCTATCTCGCCGGGATCGTGCTGGGCTACTGGCACCTGTCGAAAATGCTGCGCCAGCCCGGTGCGCCGATGGCGCAGCGCCATGCCGACGACCTGTTTTTCTATGCAACGCTCGGCATCATCCTTGGCGGGCGGCTCGGCTATGCGATCTTCTATGCGCCCGAACTGCTGTCGCATCCTGAAAACCTGATCAAGCTGTGGGAAGGCGGGATGAGCTTCCACGGCGGCTTGATCGGCACCGTGCTGGCGATTGCCTGGGTATCCTGGCGCGGCAAGCTGAACTTCGTGCGGGTGTGCGACTACATTTCCGTCTGCGTGCCGTTCGGCCTGCTGTTCGGTCGTCTGGCCAACTTCGCCAATGGCGAGCTGTGGGGCCGCGAGGCAGGTCCCGGCGTGCCGTGGGCGATGGTCTTCCCCGGTGGTGGGCCGGTCGCACGCCATCCCAGCCAGCTTTACGAAGCGGGGCTCGAAGGGCTTGTGCTGGCTGTCATCCTGCTCGTGCTGTTCTGGAAGACCAAGGCGCGCTGGCGGCCGGGGCTGCTCGTCGGCACTTTCACGCTGGGCTATGCCCTTTCGCGCTTCACCGTCGAATTCTTCCGCGAGCCCGATGCCCAGCTGCTCGACTTTGCCATGCAGACCGGTCTTTCGATGGGCCAGTGGCTGACCGTCCCGATGATGGCAGTGGGCCTGTTCTTCCTTCTGCGCGGATTGATGCGCAAGCCGGTGCCCGCGGGCGGAGCCGTCCCGGCGTGA
- a CDS encoding class I adenylate-forming enzyme family protein, with product MKTELDLAMDGAFGALTAEGGMFHTVPIERFGQQLPMIAAAPPHLPAYFAYFCATQGEKTFIVDGDTRLSFADAYKAARHVAGGLVEGLKLQKGERVGIAARNSANWVIAYMGVLMAGGCATLLNGWWQGEELAHGIDLVKCRFVIADAGRAARLDGHAHGAQLLPMGHDCPYEEGLAALLANGGGMETILPDLTGDDLATVLFTSGSTGMAKGAYSDHRGVVQGTMNYVCQSAAMLAILTARGEGPAEGSQPVTLVNVPLFHVTGEVPVFLQSFALGRKLVLMPKWDAVEAMRLIEREKVTYFVGVPLMSFEIATHPDRDNYDLSTCVSFAAGGAPRPIEHVDRIRKALPHAFPLLGYGLTETNGVGCGNLNENYLAKPGSTGTASRPLVDLAILDDDGKPLPQGQVGEVSIRSICNFLGYWDNEKATREAIMPDGYFRTGDLGYLDPEGYLFIVDRKKDIIIRGGENISCIEVESAIYAHPCIAEASVFGLPDEKLGEVPAAVYLAKENCSATEEELREFLKAHIAPFKIPVRFWEVTEPLPRLGTEKVDKRSLRERYTREFLTA from the coding sequence ATGAAGACCGAACTGGACCTTGCCATGGACGGCGCCTTTGGCGCGCTCACTGCCGAAGGTGGCATGTTCCACACCGTCCCGATCGAGCGGTTCGGGCAGCAATTGCCCATGATCGCCGCCGCCCCGCCGCACCTGCCGGCCTACTTCGCGTACTTCTGCGCGACGCAGGGCGAAAAGACCTTCATCGTCGATGGCGATACCCGCCTCAGCTTTGCCGATGCCTACAAGGCCGCGCGCCATGTCGCGGGCGGCCTGGTCGAAGGGCTGAAGCTGCAGAAGGGCGAACGAGTCGGCATCGCCGCGCGCAATTCGGCCAACTGGGTCATCGCCTACATGGGCGTGCTGATGGCAGGCGGTTGCGCCACGCTGCTCAACGGCTGGTGGCAGGGCGAGGAACTGGCGCACGGCATCGATCTGGTGAAGTGCCGCTTCGTCATTGCCGATGCCGGCCGCGCCGCCCGGCTCGATGGCCACGCCCATGGCGCGCAGCTCCTGCCGATGGGTCACGATTGCCCTTATGAAGAGGGCCTTGCCGCGCTGCTCGCAAACGGTGGCGGGATGGAGACGATCCTGCCCGACCTTACCGGCGACGATCTGGCCACGGTGCTGTTCACCTCGGGCTCCACCGGCATGGCCAAGGGCGCCTATTCGGATCATCGCGGCGTGGTTCAGGGCACGATGAATTACGTCTGCCAGTCGGCCGCGATGCTGGCGATCCTCACCGCGCGAGGCGAAGGCCCGGCCGAAGGCTCGCAGCCGGTGACGCTGGTCAACGTGCCGCTGTTCCATGTGACCGGCGAAGTGCCGGTGTTCCTCCAGTCCTTCGCACTGGGCCGCAAGCTGGTGCTGATGCCCAAGTGGGACGCGGTCGAGGCGATGCGCCTGATCGAGCGCGAGAAGGTAACCTACTTCGTCGGCGTGCCGCTGATGAGCTTCGAGATCGCCACCCACCCCGATCGCGACAACTACGACCTGTCGACCTGTGTCTCGTTCGCTGCCGGCGGCGCGCCGCGCCCGATCGAGCATGTCGACCGCATCCGCAAGGCACTGCCCCATGCCTTCCCGCTGCTGGGCTATGGCCTGACCGAGACCAACGGCGTCGGCTGCGGCAATCTGAACGAGAACTACCTGGCGAAGCCTGGCAGCACCGGCACCGCCTCGCGCCCGCTGGTCGATCTCGCGATCCTCGATGACGATGGCAAGCCACTGCCCCAAGGCCAGGTCGGCGAAGTGTCGATCCGCTCGATCTGCAACTTCCTTGGCTACTGGGACAACGAAAAAGCCACGCGTGAGGCGATCATGCCCGATGGCTACTTCCGCACCGGCGACCTTGGCTACCTCGACCCCGAGGGCTACCTGTTCATCGTCGACCGCAAGAAGGACATCATCATCCGCGGTGGCGAGAACATCTCGTGCATCGAGGTGGAAAGCGCAATCTACGCCCACCCCTGCATCGCCGAGGCCAGCGTGTTCGGCCTGCCGGACGAGAAGCTGGGCGAAGTGCCCGCTGCGGTCTATCTCGCCAAGGAGAACTGCTCGGCCACCGAGGAGGAGCTGCGCGAGTTCCTGAAAGCCCACATCGCGCCGTTCAAGATCCCGGTGCGCTTCTGGGAAGTAACCGAGCCGCTCCCGCGTCTTGGCACCGAAAAGGTCGACAAGCGCAGCTTGCGTGAGCGCTACACCAGGGAATTCCTCACGGCCTGA
- a CDS encoding CoA transferase subunit A, whose product MSKKLYADATAALDGLLRDGLLIACGGFGLCGIPERLLDAVRDSGVKDLTFASNNAGIDNEGIGKLLRTRQVRKMISSYVGENKEFERQYLSGELEVEFCPQGTLAERMRAGGAGIPGFYTKTGVGTLVAEGKETKVFDGQEYVLERGIFADLALVKAWKADETGNVVFRKTARNFNVPAATCGKVCVVEVEEIVAAGSLDPDSIHLPGVYVQRMIVGAPYEKKIEFRTVREREAA is encoded by the coding sequence ATGTCGAAGAAGCTCTATGCCGATGCCACTGCTGCGCTCGATGGCCTGCTGCGCGATGGCCTGCTGATTGCCTGCGGCGGTTTCGGTCTGTGCGGCATCCCCGAACGCCTGCTCGATGCCGTGCGCGATTCGGGCGTCAAGGACCTGACCTTTGCCTCCAACAACGCCGGGATCGACAACGAGGGCATTGGCAAGCTGCTGCGTACCCGGCAGGTCAGGAAGATGATCTCGAGCTACGTTGGTGAGAACAAGGAGTTCGAGCGCCAGTACCTTTCCGGCGAACTCGAAGTCGAATTCTGCCCGCAAGGCACTCTCGCCGAGCGCATGCGCGCCGGTGGCGCCGGCATCCCCGGCTTCTACACCAAGACCGGCGTCGGCACGCTCGTGGCCGAGGGCAAGGAAACCAAGGTATTTGACGGGCAGGAATATGTCCTCGAACGCGGCATCTTCGCCGACCTTGCGCTGGTCAAGGCGTGGAAGGCCGATGAGACCGGCAACGTCGTGTTCCGCAAGACCGCGCGCAACTTCAACGTGCCTGCCGCAACTTGCGGCAAGGTCTGCGTCGTCGAGGTCGAGGAAATCGTGGCGGCGGGCTCGCTTGACCCGGACAGCATTCACCTCCCCGGCGTATATGTGCAGCGCATGATCGTCGGCGCGCCTTACGAAAAGAAGATCGAGTTCCGCACCGTGCGCGAGCGGGAAGCCGCATGA
- the petA gene encoding ubiquinol-cytochrome c reductase iron-sulfur subunit: protein MAEQASIDTSAQAEEGVRRRDFINIAAVSFAGVGGAAVLVPLVSQMAPSADVLAQSSTEIDISAIQPGQAIKAVFRKQPVFIRNLTPEEISAADKVDASSLRDPQTLEERTKEGKTNWLITMGVCTHLGCVPLGAGEGEVKGEFGGYFCPCHGSHYDTAARIRKGPAPKNLEVPEYAFISDTVVKIG, encoded by the coding sequence ATGGCTGAACAGGCAAGCATCGACACTTCGGCACAGGCCGAAGAAGGCGTGCGCCGGCGCGATTTCATCAATATCGCGGCGGTGAGTTTTGCGGGGGTTGGCGGCGCTGCCGTGCTGGTCCCGCTGGTAAGTCAGATGGCGCCGTCGGCGGACGTCCTGGCGCAGAGCTCCACCGAAATCGACATTTCGGCGATCCAGCCGGGTCAGGCGATCAAGGCGGTCTTCCGCAAGCAGCCGGTGTTCATCCGCAACCTGACGCCGGAAGAAATTTCCGCTGCCGACAAGGTTGACGCTTCCTCGCTGCGCGATCCGCAGACGCTGGAAGAGCGGACCAAGGAAGGCAAGACCAACTGGCTCATCACCATGGGCGTCTGCACCCACCTCGGCTGCGTGCCGCTGGGCGCGGGCGAAGGTGAAGTGAAGGGCGAGTTCGGTGGCTACTTCTGCCCGTGCCACGGTTCGCACTATGATACCGCCGCACGCATCCGCAAGGGTCCGGCACCGAAGAACCTCGAGGTGCCCGAATATGCATTCATCTCCGACACTGTCGTGAAGATCGGCTGA
- a CDS encoding RNA polymerase sigma factor, with amino-acid sequence MTFYGDLRSEAVSAEDSPIPAADPIHREALDDAALMREVARGSVDAFTLLVDRHSPALYRVAMRMLVDAAEAEDVLQDCFARLWQNAPRWTPTGAGLVGWLHRVTMNLCFDRKRRFRVVTVDTMPDPADDTPSADRRIEADQASQAVADALGDLPERYRAALVLCYYEGFSNALAAEVLDLNIKAMESLLFRARRQMRTLLEARDVSCADLGAQA; translated from the coding sequence TTGACCTTCTACGGCGATCTGCGCTCGGAAGCGGTGTCGGCTGAAGACAGCCCGATTCCCGCTGCGGACCCGATCCATCGCGAGGCGCTCGATGACGCGGCCCTCATGCGCGAGGTCGCGCGCGGCTCGGTCGACGCCTTCACGCTGCTGGTCGATCGCCATTCGCCCGCGCTCTATCGCGTGGCCATGCGCATGCTGGTCGATGCGGCCGAGGCCGAGGACGTGCTGCAGGACTGCTTTGCCCGCCTGTGGCAGAACGCCCCGCGCTGGACGCCGACCGGCGCTGGCCTGGTCGGCTGGCTGCACCGCGTGACGATGAACCTGTGCTTCGATCGCAAGCGCCGCTTCCGCGTGGTCACGGTCGACACGATGCCCGATCCCGCTGACGACACGCCGTCTGCCGATCGCCGGATCGAAGCCGACCAGGCCTCGCAGGCCGTCGCCGACGCGCTGGGTGACTTGCCCGAGCGCTATCGGGCGGCGTTAGTGCTCTGTTATTACGAAGGATTTTCGAACGCTCTTGCAGCCGAGGTTCTGGACCTCAATATCAAGGCCATGGAATCGCTGCTGTTCAGGGCCCGCAGGCAGATGCGCACGCTGCTCGAGGCACGCGATGTGTCCTGCGCCGATCTTGGGGCGCAAGCGTGA